In Zingiber officinale cultivar Zhangliang chromosome 3B, Zo_v1.1, whole genome shotgun sequence, a single window of DNA contains:
- the LOC121967315 gene encoding pathogenesis-related protein 1-like: MRFLMLPLICAAAVAAATSTTLAQNSPQDFIDAHDSARSAVGVGPVSWDDTVAAYAQSYAEQRIGDCQLVHSGGPYGENLFWGSGTNWTAADAVGLWVGEQQYYDYDSNSCAAGQVCGHYTQVVWQSSTAIGCARVTCNSGAIFIICDYNPPGNIVGQRPYDPPGNVGDLRPTSLTIKIIIKNNNNYEIYPNKPKE, translated from the coding sequence ATGAGGTTCTTAATGCTGCCTTTGATCTGCGCCGCCGCCGTTGCGGCCGCCACCAGCACCACCCTTGCTCAGAACTCGCCGCAGGACTTCATAGACGCCCACGACTCGGCGCGCTCTGCGGTGGGGGTGGGGCCGGTGTCGTGGGACGACACGGTGGCGGCGTACGCGCAGAGCTACGCGGAGCAGCGGATCGGCGACTGCCAGCTGGTGCACTCCGGCGGGCCCTACGGCGAGAACCTCTTCTGGGGGTCGGGCACTAACTGGACGGCGGCGGATGCTGTGGGCTTGTGGGTGGGCGAGCAGCAGTACTACGACTACGACAGCAACAGCTGCGCCGCCGGGCAGGTGTGCGGGCACTACACTCAGGTGGTGTGGCAGTCGTCGACGGCGATCGGGTGCGCGCGCGTGACCTGCAACAGCGGAGCCATCTTCATCATCTGCGACTACAATCCCCCCGGCAACATCGTCGGCCAAAGACCGTATGATCCCCCCGGTAACGTCGGCGACCTTAGGCCTACCTCATTAacgattaaaataataattaagaaCAATAATAATTACGAGATTTATCCAAATAAACCCAAGGAGTAA